The sequence TGCTAAGGCATCAATTTTTCTTCCATTTAATGAAGAAAGAAATTGAGATGTTCCTCGAATTTGGCTCATGATTCTTTTTCCAGACCAAGTCGGAAACTTGCTACGCATCAACCCCGCTAAACCGGCGACAACGGGAGAAGCCATCGAAGTTCCACCAAGTGAGGCGTATGGACGATTTGCATTATAGTTTGGATTTACATCAACCGAGCGTAAAGGGACAGTACTTAAAATGCCGTTACCCGTTGCATAAACATCAACCCAATTCCCAAAATTTGAAAAACTGGATTTTGAACCGATAGAGCCGGTGTGATTTACAGAGCCAACACTTAAAACGCCATCAAATGCTGCGGGATAAAAAAGGGCATTTGTATTTGAATTGCCCGCAGCTGCAACAATAACAACTCCAAGTGCTAACACTTGATCAATGGTGTTTTTTCCAAGAGAGGAACTTGAAGAGCCTCCCCAACTGCAATTGATGATTTGAGCTCCGTTAACCGCTGCATACAAAATCGCTTGGTATCCAAATCCAACTGCTCTAGGTGAGGCTTGAGTGCCTCCAGCCTTTACTGCCATTACGCGACAATTATACCCAACCCCTGCGACTCCGGTAACGTTATCGGTCGCTGCGCCTGCCGTACCTGCCACATGCGTACCGTGACCTGAGAATTCATCTAATGGATTATTATCCGCAACTGCAGTTGTAGAACCTGAATTCCAAAAATCCCATCCTCTCCAATCATCCACATAGCCATTACCGTCGTCATCGATGCCGTTGGTTGATTTATCACGCGATTGTCCGTCAAGACCGGTTTCTCCCGGGTTCGTCCAAATCTTTCCTTGCAAATCAGGATGATTATAATCAATACCGCTATCGGTAATTCCAATAATCACGCTTGAACTTCCGGTTGATAGATCCCAAGCCGAGGGTATATTTTGATAGTTAAAAAAATCATGACCGGAAGTATTAAAAAGGGTATCATTCGGAATCAATGTGGTTTCATAAATATAGTTTGGCTCAGCATATTCAACGCCTGCTAAGGATGAGATTCGTCTTGCCAAGGATGCTGCATCTTCGGGAGAAGAATAGTAAACCTCATATATCCGTGACATATCTCGAGAAATCTCAGCAACAGCAGTTTGCGGGTCTTTTTGGGATTCCATCCGTGAAACGGTAGATCGTTCTTTCAAAACGGATTCGAGTTTCTCAGAATATCCTTTTTTCCAAATCGGTCTCATTTCTTTCATACCGAATTGTGAAAGAAAGCGTTCGACATATTGAACGTTATTTGTTCCGCCTACAGTTTCTCTCTCGTTAATTGTCAAACTTTCCTCATTTTTAAACTTAACAATCAACATGCCCGGCATATATGCTTGGCTTTGGCGGGAAGATTTGATTTGTTGGGCTTTGCTAACCGGTTGTGCGTAACAATCGCTCGAGAAGAATGTAGCGATTGCAATGAAAAATAAGGCAAAACGAAAAAAGCTGAAACAGTTCATCATTGAAAATTTTTTCATGTTTTGTTGAAATTGATCGTAGAAATAAAATCAGAAAAAAAAGTGCATTGCAATAAAGAAATGTACTGAAAACAAATTGAGAAAAAGAGAATCAAATGAGAACTTATGTTACGCCTCAATTTTTCGACCTAAATACCCTTCGGTTAGAAGAAGCAAAAGCGCAACACCAAGTAGAATTTTCCAAATACTGAATCCAAATCGAGTGGAATTAAGAAAAGATTCAATATCAATGTTCGATTCGAAAAGTGAAATTGAGTGCGAATCGATACCAAGTCTTTGACCTGTAACAACAATTTCGTCTTGGGTTAAACTTGTAATGTCAGATTCAATCAGTTTATAATTTACTGCAAATTTATATAGGATTTGAGAAATGCCGTTTTTCTGCCCCACAACATCGTAGTGACCGCACTGTGTGATTTCATTTGCCTCAATTCGAAGTCGGGTTAACCCGCGCTTGTCTATTATCTTCGGAAAAAACGATTCGCCATTTGGCCGTTTGACAGCAATCTGCTCGAAGTTCTCGCTAGTTGAGAATGGAATTTCTGCGGGCTCGCCTGCCCAAAAATGATTGGTCATTTTTTTTCCACTTTTGAAGGTGTAAAAAACCGATCGAAATATCAATGGTGCAAATAAGGGATGAAAGACCAAAGTACCGGTTTCTGAAATCGGAAGTGTATTAAATAGGATAACCTCTCCCGATTTCATTCGCGAAGCTGTAATTATTGGAATACCTGTACTTGCTTGAAGAAGAAGTGATTCTTTAGGTGATTTTTGATATCGACTCAATTGATAAAAAATGGGTAAATCAGAATTGTCACCACCATTTTTTCTATTGGATTTTCTTAGAAAAGTGCCTTCAAAAAGCGGATGATTTTGATCGAGATACTCTGTTGAAAATGGGGTCGCGCGCGAGGCGTTTGGTTCAGGCTGAAAAATGCCTAACCCCAAGTTTCTTAAAAGTTGATTCGCCGGTTCATAACTCAATGGATTAGAATATGACTCTGAGAATAATACAAGACCTCCCCCATTCGCGACAAACATAGAAAGCTTTTGATTTATTCCGGTTGTTAGATCCGACATTCCCACAACGAAAACATTGTCATATTTATCAAGATTTCTGCTTTCCAATTGTGAGGGCTCAAGCGTATTTATCTCAAACAAATCATTGCCTTCATAGCTTTCAAATGCCGCCCTTATGAATTTTGTTTTTGAAATCGAATTTGACACAAGAAGAATTTTGATCTTTTCCGGAATAAACATTACACCATACCGTTTGTTATCGATTGATAAATTATCATCCCCTGAATCAATTTGATACGAAATAAATCCGGTAGAATTGGGTGTGGCGGTGAGAAGTATTTCATGAGTTTTTTTTTCATTTAAAAGAACGCTTCGATCTGCCCCGAGTTTTTCATTGATAAACAACCGTGTGCGAATTTCGCCTGAATTGATTAAACGAGAAGTATCTGTATTATTACTGGCGGCTTCAATCTGAATACGAATGGGTTTTTTGGGTTCAATTAACTTTGAAATAACTTCGGGTTCTTTTAATGAAATATTTTCCTTTGTTGGTGGAGAAACTTGAATAAAATAAGCGGTTTGTTTGCCTTCAGTCAATTTGGTGGGCTTGGAGAGTGAATCATTAGAATAGAAACCTGATGGATGAAAATCTGAAACAAGATAAATCTCTTGAGAAAGATTTTTTTGTTTTTTTAAAAAGTTAGACGCTTCCAGTAGCCGTTTTTCCATAGAAACAAAAACGGGATTGACTTCTGCCGAAATAATTTTACGCTTTGCATCTTCCAATGTATAAGACCTTGTATAATCCTCTTCAAGTCCGGTAAAACTTAAAAAAAGTTCATCTTGCGGAGTTACATTGTCAATGATTTTAAGAGCAGCTTGTTTGGCTTGTTTCCATTGAGCGTAACCGAATCGATCGGTATATAGCATTGAAGGGCTTGAGTCGAGAATAAGAACAACAGAGGTACGTGGTCTTGTTGAAAGGTCATTTCCCGCGTTGAATTGCTCAAGAACCGGCTTTGCAAAAGCTGCAATAATAAAGAAGACAGCAAGACTTCGAAGAAGCAACAACAGCCATTGACGAAATTGGAACTTTCTTAGAGAGGAAGCCTTAATTTCTTTTATTAATCGAATTGAACTAAACACAAATTCTTCCTTTTTTTGAAATGAAAGAAAATGTATGATTAGCGGGATAGCAGTCATTGCAAGCCCAATAAGTATGGCAGGATTCAAAAAAAACATAATGCCGATAATATTCAGAAAAGTTCAAAAAAATTTTTAGCCTTCATAAAAATCGTAACGTATTATTAACAAACAAGTTTTAGAACAAATATCAATTCATTTTTTATCTTGCCGATAGAAATTGAAGTACATTATACGCCTAAAACAAAGTATAGCCGAAAATGCTTAGTCAAATACGTTGCATAATCGTAGATGATGAACCATATTCACAAGAAACGTTTCAATCGTTTGTAAAGATGACCGCTTCTTTGGAACTGGTTGCAGTTTGCGACTCCGCCATTGAGGCTGGAAATATTCTTCAAACAAAAAAAGTTGATCTTATTATTTTGGATATTGACCTTCCCGGAATGTCGGGAATTGACTTCTTAAAAAGTAAAACATTCACTTGTAAGGTCATTCTGATTACTGCCCATACGAATTTTGCTCTCGAAGCCTTTGAATATCCTGTATCTGATTTTTTGGCAAAACCGGTGAAATACAGTCGGTTTTTAAAGGCCATTGAAAAAGTCAGCTCCGAGCTCGTAATCTTAGAAAAAGCAAAGAGTGTTGATAAAACAATTTATATCCGCAGTCAAGAAAATGGTGAAACCATCTTTCGCCGTGTTTTTGTCAATGACATTTTATGGATCAAGTCTGACGGTGACTATCTGAACCTCACTACCACCAATTTCTCTGAGTACAGTATTTTGAATTCGCTCAGAGAACTTGAAGAGGAACTTACTTCAAGCAAATTTATTCGAATCCACCGCTCTTATATTATCAACATTGATAAAGTTGATGCCTTTGACGAAGCCGGTGTCTATATCCAAAATAAGTTCTTACCGGTTGGGCCGACCTACAAGTTGATTCTGAAAGAGTACTTGAAAACATTGTAAGAAAAAAAATCATGAATAAAGAAAGAGGGCAGTAAAAACTGCCCTCTTTTCATTTCTAAACCAATGATTTTACAAAGGGATATTCCCGTGTTTCTTTCTTGGGTTTGTATCCACTTTGTATTTGATTTTTCTAAATGCCCGAATCAGACGGCCTCTGGTTTCGCGCGGAAAAATGATTTCATCGATATACCCTTTTTCTGCGGCTAAATAAGGGTGAGCAAAAAGTTGCTCGAATTCAGAAGTTTTCTTTTTCAATTCTTCTGCCTGATCCTGAGCAGCATCAATTTCTTTCTTGAAGATAATCTCAGCAGCACCTTGCGCACCCATAACCGCAATTTCCGCTGTTGGCCAAGCAAAATTGAAATCTCCGCGAATATGTTTTGAGCTCATTACATCATAAGCCCCGCCATATGCTTTGCGAGTAATAACGGTAACTTTTGGCACCGTTGCCTCTGCAAATGCGTAAAGAAGTTTTGCACCGTGAATAATAATTCCACCCCATTCTTGATCGGTTCCGGGTAAAAACCCCGGAACATCAACCAATGTTAGAAGTGGGATATTAAAACAATCGCAAAAGCGAACAAAGCGAGCGGCTTTCCTCGCCGAGCGAATCCCTAAAACACCGGCAAGTCCGGCAGGGTCATTCGCGACTATCCCGACACTCATTCCGCCTAAGCGTGCAAAGCCCACCAATATACTCTCTGCATAATCTTTTTGAACTTCCAAAAATTCACCCCCATCGACCAAGTTTGTAATTACATCACGCATTGAATAAGGAATATTGGCCGATTCTGGAATCACGGTATCCAAAAATTTCTCGGCGTCGGGTGGTGCAGAAATTTCGGCGATGTCAAGAGGTTTCTCTTCGCAATTTTGAGGCATATAAGAAAGCAATTTCTTGATCGTTTCAAGAACTTCAAGTTCATTTTCGCAAGCAAAGTGAGCAACACCTGATTTTGAAGCATGCGTTTCGGCACCGCCAAGCTCTTCAAAAGTAACCTCTTCGTGAGTGACCGTTTTCACCACACTTGGCCCAGTCACAAACATATAGCTTGTGTTTTTTGCCATCAAGATAAAATCAGTAATTGCTGGCGAGTAAACTGCACCACCAGCACAAGGGCCCAAAACGGCAGAAAGCTGAGGTACCACGCCGGAAGCTAAAGTATTCCTCAAAAAAATATCGGCATAGCCACCAAGCGAATCAACACCTTCTTGAATCCGAGCACCGCCGGAATCGTTGAGGCCAATCACCGGATACCCATTTTTCATTGCTAAATCCATAATCTTACAGATTTTAGCGGCGTTCGCACCAGAAAGCGACCCTCCTAAAACAGTGAAATCTTGACTAAAAATTGCGACTGTCCGCCCGTTGATTGTACCAAAACCTGTGATACATCCATCTGCTAAAAATCGTTGTGAATCGAGACCGAAATTTGTACTCTCATGACGAACAAACATTCCCATTTCTTGGAATGAACCGTCATCGATAAGTAATGAAATTCTTTCGCGTGCGGTGAGTTTTCCTTTTTTATGCTGTTGGGCGATTCGTTGTTCGCCCCCAAGTTTCTGAGCTTCTTCGCGAAGCTCTTCAAGGCGTTTGAATTTTGATGCGTTACTTGGCATACTTCTTAATGGTTTTTTTAATGAAAACGGCGAAGCCGATAATGTTTGAATGTAAAAAAACGAAAATAGTGTTACTGAAGCTCCTCGATAACCCGAAGCATCTCCCCGTTATTGGGTAATGATGGAAGCATATCCTCAATACCAGTTCCAGATAGATATTTATACATTATTTTCCCTTGCTGATCAAGTACAAATTGAGCCGGAAGTGGTGCGCCTAAAGCCGCACCGAGACCATAAAGATTGTACACTTCCCAATTAGGATCGGAAAGAAATGGAAATTGAAACTGTTGTTCCAACGCAATCTGCCGGGTCATTTCAGCAGTGGTTGTATTGAGTACAACAAGCTCAGCACCTCTATTTTTGAAAACGTCGAAATCTCGTTGCAGCTGTTGCAAGTGAGGGTAGCAGATCGGACAAAAAATTTTATCGGTAAAAATGCGTGTAAAAACCAGCAGTATTGGTTTCCCATAAAAATCGGATAGTCGCGTTTTTTTTCCGGAGGCATCGGTCAAAGTAAAATTCGGAGCGAAATCTCCAAGTGCAAAACGATCGATGGTAACGCGCGGGATAAAGTTATTCGTGAACTGGGTGGTGATGGGGTTTATCGAATCAAGAATGCTCGGCATAATAAACTTCCTCTTATGTTCTGAAAACAGGAAAGACCCTTTCGCATTTGACCCCAAAAGAGCCTTTGAATCATTACAAGGTAGGGGAAAGAAGCGAATCTTCAAGTAAATACATGATGAAATTTTATCAATTGAAGCCCGTTTTGGACGCTTTCAATTGACTCATTCGGAGGCTTAATGCTTGGGTTGAAAATGCTTAAGGTATTGATCGCGGAAAATGGAAAGACTTTCGGGTGTTGAAAGAAATCGAATCCCAAGTTCTGATTCAGCCTTTAATGTAATAAGTCCTGAGCGCAGTGGGCGTGGCGCCAATTGGTTTAAATCGGCTGTTTTAATTGGTTTGATCAGCAATGGGTCATAACCAAAGGCATTGGCAAGCAACTTTGCAAATTCGTATCGAGAGATAATTTCAGGCCCTGAAATGTGATAAAGACCTTTACGATTTTGATTGACAAGCTCATAAATGCCCCGCGCGAGATCATCAGCAAGGGTTGCATTCCCAATTTGATCATCGACAATAGTAACAGGTTCTCCATTCCCAAGCTTTTGAGCTAGCCATATCGCGAAATTTTTTTTGACTTTTTCAGCAATTCCATACACAACCATTGTTCTCACGATAATCCAATTATCATTTGCTGCTCTAACAGCATTTTCAGATGCCAATTTTCCTTTTCCGTAATAGCTGAGTGGGTTTGGTAATGAGACTTCGTCGTAAGGGCCGCTCTTGCCGTCAAAAACATAATCGGTTGATACATGAACAAGCTTTGCGCCAACAAGACGAGCCGCAGCAATGAGGTTCTCGACGGAAGTAACATTGGCTTTCCAAGAATTTTCTTTATCACGCTCTGCGCCGTCAACATCTGTAAAGGCTGCGGCATTGATAATGACATCCGGCGAATAATTCCAAATTAGTTCTTTGACATCGCCGCGCTGACATAGGTCTAAAGTCATGTAGCCAAAACTGGAGGTTTGATTATAGGCGTTCTCCTGCCTTGCCGTAACAAGCAAATCATAGGTTCGATCGTTTGAGAAGGCATCAGTCAACTTTTGCCCTAAAAGACCGTTCGCTCCGGTAATTAAAATTCTTTTATACATAATCTTTATATCGTAGGGCAAAGAAACATCATTTCTTTGGTTCAAAAAAATGCTTCTATTTGTACCAAAAAAGTAAAACCAACAATTGCAAAACAAAATGAGGTACAACCGCGTTAACTTGGTTTAATTCTCACACTTCATGCAAAATGATGACAGGAAAAAGAAATTACTTTCATTGGATTTCAAGCGTATTTGCACTCGCAATTTTATTCTCTTGTAGTGGGCCGTTAGAACCCATATTTTCAGAAACTCCGCGATTTCCAGACCAATTAGGTTCAGTTTGGGTGTATAACGATTACTCTGATACTAGTGGTACCGGACGACTGTTTGAACTTATCGGTCAAATTCGAAGAGAAGTTGTCGTTGCAGATTCATTCAAAGGGAAATCAGCCGTCTTTGTAGAAAGCTGGTTTACTCCTGTCCCAAATTCAGGGCTCGATGCAACACGCGATACCACGATTTTTTCGATTGAAGGGAACAATCGAATGATTTATTTAGAATCCATTTCCGATTTGATTGGCGATTTATT comes from Chloroherpetonaceae bacterium and encodes:
- a CDS encoding VWA domain-containing protein: MFFLNPAILIGLAMTAIPLIIHFLSFQKKEEFVFSSIRLIKEIKASSLRKFQFRQWLLLLLRSLAVFFIIAAFAKPVLEQFNAGNDLSTRPRTSVVLILDSSPSMLYTDRFGYAQWKQAKQAALKIIDNVTPQDELFLSFTGLEEDYTRSYTLEDAKRKIISAEVNPVFVSMEKRLLEASNFLKKQKNLSQEIYLVSDFHPSGFYSNDSLSKPTKLTEGKQTAYFIQVSPPTKENISLKEPEVISKLIEPKKPIRIQIEAASNNTDTSRLINSGEIRTRLFINEKLGADRSVLLNEKKTHEILLTATPNSTGFISYQIDSGDDNLSIDNKRYGVMFIPEKIKILLVSNSISKTKFIRAAFESYEGNDLFEINTLEPSQLESRNLDKYDNVFVVGMSDLTTGINQKLSMFVANGGGLVLFSESYSNPLSYEPANQLLRNLGLGIFQPEPNASRATPFSTEYLDQNHPLFEGTFLRKSNRKNGGDNSDLPIFYQLSRYQKSPKESLLLQASTGIPIITASRMKSGEVILFNTLPISETGTLVFHPLFAPLIFRSVFYTFKSGKKMTNHFWAGEPAEIPFSTSENFEQIAVKRPNGESFFPKIIDKRGLTRLRIEANEITQCGHYDVVGQKNGISQILYKFAVNYKLIESDITSLTQDEIVVTGQRLGIDSHSISLFESNIDIESFLNSTRFGFSIWKILLGVALLLLLTEGYLGRKIEA
- a CDS encoding LytTR family DNA-binding domain-containing protein; the protein is MLSQIRCIIVDDEPYSQETFQSFVKMTASLELVAVCDSAIEAGNILQTKKVDLIILDIDLPGMSGIDFLKSKTFTCKVILITAHTNFALEAFEYPVSDFLAKPVKYSRFLKAIEKVSSELVILEKAKSVDKTIYIRSQENGETIFRRVFVNDILWIKSDGDYLNLTTTNFSEYSILNSLRELEEELTSSKFIRIHRSYIINIDKVDAFDEAGVYIQNKFLPVGPTYKLILKEYLKTL
- a CDS encoding acyl-CoA carboxylase subunit beta — its product is MPSNASKFKRLEELREEAQKLGGEQRIAQQHKKGKLTARERISLLIDDGSFQEMGMFVRHESTNFGLDSQRFLADGCITGFGTINGRTVAIFSQDFTVLGGSLSGANAAKICKIMDLAMKNGYPVIGLNDSGGARIQEGVDSLGGYADIFLRNTLASGVVPQLSAVLGPCAGGAVYSPAITDFILMAKNTSYMFVTGPSVVKTVTHEEVTFEELGGAETHASKSGVAHFACENELEVLETIKKLLSYMPQNCEEKPLDIAEISAPPDAEKFLDTVIPESANIPYSMRDVITNLVDGGEFLEVQKDYAESILVGFARLGGMSVGIVANDPAGLAGVLGIRSARKAARFVRFCDCFNIPLLTLVDVPGFLPGTDQEWGGIIIHGAKLLYAFAEATVPKVTVITRKAYGGAYDVMSSKHIRGDFNFAWPTAEIAVMGAQGAAEIIFKKEIDAAQDQAEELKKKTSEFEQLFAHPYLAAEKGYIDEIIFPRETRGRLIRAFRKIKYKVDTNPRKKHGNIPL
- a CDS encoding peroxiredoxin family protein — its product is MPSILDSINPITTQFTNNFIPRVTIDRFALGDFAPNFTLTDASGKKTRLSDFYGKPILLVFTRIFTDKIFCPICYPHLQQLQRDFDVFKNRGAELVVLNTTTAEMTRQIALEQQFQFPFLSDPNWEVYNLYGLGAALGAPLPAQFVLDQQGKIMYKYLSGTGIEDMLPSLPNNGEMLRVIEELQ
- the rfbD gene encoding dTDP-4-dehydrorhamnose reductase, with protein sequence MYKRILITGANGLLGQKLTDAFSNDRTYDLLVTARQENAYNQTSSFGYMTLDLCQRGDVKELIWNYSPDVIINAAAFTDVDGAERDKENSWKANVTSVENLIAAARLVGAKLVHVSTDYVFDGKSGPYDEVSLPNPLSYYGKGKLASENAVRAANDNWIIVRTMVVYGIAEKVKKNFAIWLAQKLGNGEPVTIVDDQIGNATLADDLARGIYELVNQNRKGLYHISGPEIISRYEFAKLLANAFGYDPLLIKPIKTADLNQLAPRPLRSGLITLKAESELGIRFLSTPESLSIFRDQYLKHFQPKH